Proteins co-encoded in one Arachis stenosperma cultivar V10309 chromosome 7, arast.V10309.gnm1.PFL2, whole genome shotgun sequence genomic window:
- the LOC130940374 gene encoding histone H4, with product MSGRGKGGKGLGKGGAKRHRKVLRDNIQGITKPAIRRLARRGGVKRISGLIYEETRGVLKIFLENVIRDAVTYTEHARRKTVTAMDVVYALKRQGRTLYGFGG from the coding sequence ATGTCAGGTCGCGGAAAGGGTGGCAAGGGATTGGGAAAAGGAGGAGCCAAGAGGCATCGTAAGGTTCTCCGCGATAACATTCAGGGAATCACGAAGCCTGCGATTCGGAGGCTTGCGAGAAGAGGTGGCGTGAAACGAATCAGTGGTTTGATCTATGAAGAGACTCGTGGTGTTCTTAAGATCTTTCTGGAGAACGTGATTCGTGATGCGGTGACATATACGGAGCATGCAAGGAGGAAGACGGTGACGGCCATGGATGTTGTTTACGCTCTGAAGAGGCAGGGAAGGACTCTCTATGGGTTTGGAGGCTGA
- the LOC130940462 gene encoding calmodulin-binding receptor-like cytoplasmic kinase 2 isoform X1, which translates to MKKSPSSSINKSLHNQYSQRKENDRSFLKSFKSAFRAVFALFLSGSKRKTPSKVDERNNISKVRGVSSSIDSSKSSSKWKFSNSYASSSRTASGQLEIGNFTFEEIYKSTSRFSSENQIGEGGFGTVYKGKLNDGTLVAVKRAKKDGPKHLYEFKNEIYTLSKIEHRNLVRLYGYLELGEEKIIVVEYVSNGTLRDHLDGTQGDGLEIAERLDVAIDVAHAITYLHMYTDNPIIHRDIKASNILITENLRAKVADFGFARLSDDPSATHISTQVKGTAGYMDPEYLRTYQLTDKSDVYSFGVLLVEMMTGRHPIEPNRPLQERVTIRWAMKMLKQGDAVFAMDPRMRRSPASNKAVKKVLKLAFQCLAPSRELRPSMKSCAEVLWGIRKSFRDEATSNVPPLPSHQSENFPQRGKNLQTVFGIEDDESNKFASAPNQIHS; encoded by the exons ATGAAGAAATCACCTTCAAGCAGCATCAATAAAAGTTTGCATAATCAATATAGCCAAAGAAAAGAGAATGATCGTTCTTTCTTGAAATCTTTCAAGTCTGCTTTCAGAGCTGTTTTTGCATTGTTCCTCTCCGGAAGCAAAAGAAAAACACCCTCAAAAGTTGATGAAAGAAACAACATATCAAAAGTCAGAGGAGTATCAT CTTCAATTGACTCATCCAAAAGTTCATCAAAATGGAAATTTTCTAACTCCTATGCATCATCATCTAGAACTGCAAGTGGGCAACTTGAGATTGGAAACTTCACCTTTGAAGAAATCTACAAGTCAACGTCAAGATTCTCCTCGGAGAATCAGATAGGAGAAGGTGGATTTGGAACAGTTTACAAAGGTAAGCTTAACGACGGAACTCTTGTTGCCGTGAAGCGCGCCAAgaag GACGGACCGAAACACTTGTACGAGTTCAAGAATGAAATATACACCTTGTCAAAGATTGAGCATCGGAATCTTGTGAGGCTATATGGATATTTGGAGCTTGGAGAAGAGAAGATTATTGTTGTTGAGTATGTTAGTAATGGGACCCTTCGCGATCATCTAGATG GTACTCAAGGGGATGGACTAGAAATTGCTGAGCGTCTAGACGTAGCAATTGATGTGGCTCACGCAATCACTTACCTTCACATGTACACAG ATAATCCAATTATTCATAGAGACATAAAAGCATCAAACATTCTAATCACAGAGAACTTAAGGGCCAAAGTGGCAGACTTTGGTTTTGCACGCTTGTCTGATGACCCTTCAGCAACTCATATTTCAACTCAAGTTAAAGGAACTGCTGGCTACATGGATCCTGAGTACCTGAGAACATACCAACTCACTGATAAGAGCGACGTTTATTCGTTCGGCGTTTTGCTCGTCGAAATGATGACAGGACGGCATCCCATCGAGCCCAACAGACCCCTCCAAGAGAGAGTCACAATCAGATGG GCAATGAAGATGCTGAAACAAGGGGATGCTGTGTTTGCAATGGACCCAAGAATGCGAAGAAGCCCGGCCTCTAACAAGGCAGTGAAGAAGGTTCTAAAACTAGCCTTCCAATGCCTTGCACCGTCGCGGGAATTGCGGCCATCAATGAAGAGTTGTGCAGAGGTTCTATGGGGAATCAGGAAAAGCTTTAGAGATGAAGCCACTTCTAATGttcctcctcttccttctcACCAATCTGAAAATTTTCCTCAAAGAGGAAAGAATTTGCAAACGGTATTTGGTATTGAGGATGATGAGAGCAATAAATTTGCTTCTGCACCTAACCAAATTCATTCATAA
- the LOC130939675 gene encoding uncharacterized protein LOC130939675 yields the protein MAFRSFRAQSVSNQGSYPSEKISEEPLPSKVAQSTVTCFYQTNVAGYWRNISILWCKNLMNHSLHITVDSPGGDAHFGCKIDVKPWHFWSKKGYKTFDVEGRSVEVYWDLRSAKFSGSPEPNSDYYVALISEDEVVLLLGDYKKKAYKRTKSRPALVEAMLLVKKENVFARKSFATKARFDEKRKDSEIVVDSSTGGPNDPEMWISIDGIVLIHVKNLQWKFRGNQTVMVNKQPIQVFWDVHDWLFCGAAAGPGLFIFKPGPPEAESEKEGSAVEGCEGSDDGSVGYYSTLNIATFEFCLVLCAYKIE from the coding sequence ATGGCTTTCCGTTCCTTTAGGGCGCAATCGGTTTCGAATCAAGGATCATACCCATCGGAGAAGATATCAGAAGAGCCATTACCAAGCAAAGTGGCACAGAGCACCGTAACATGCTTCTACCAAACCAATGTGGCAGGGTATTGGCGAAACATATCTATCTTGTGGTGCAAGAATCTCATGAACCATTCCTTACACATCACCGTCGATAGCCCCGGCGGTGACGCGCATTTCGGCTGCAAGATCGACGTCAAGCCATGGCATTTTTGGAGCAAGAAAGGCTACAAGACTTTCGACGTGGAAGGCCGTTCCGTCGAGGTCTACTGGGACCTCCGGTCGGCAAAATTCTCCGGCAGCCCCGAACCGAACAGCGATTACTACGTTGCGTTGATTTCCGAAGACGAGGTGGTTTTGTTGTTGGGAGACTACAAGAAGAAGGCATACAAGAGGACGAAGTCGCGGCCGGCGCTGGTGGAGGCAATGCTGCTTGTCAAGAAAGAGAATGTGTTTGCCCGGAAAAGTTTCGCCACCAAGGCGAGGTTCGATGAGAAGAGGAAAGACAGCGAAATCGTCGTCGACAGCTCCACCGGCGGTCCTAACGACCCCGAGATGTGGATCAGCATCGACGGCATCGTGCTCATCCACGTCAAGAATTTACAATGGAAATTTAGAGGCAATCAGACGGTTATGGTTAACAAGCAGCCCATTCAGGTTTTTTGGGACGTTCATGATTGGTTGTTCTGTGGTGCTGCTGCTGGGCCTGGGCTTTTTATATTCAAGCCCGGCCCACCCGAGGCGGAGAGCGAGAAAGAAGGAAGCGCTGTTGAAGGTTGTGAGGGTAGTGATGATGGGAGTGTTGGGTATTATTCAACTCTCAATATTGCTACCTTTGAGTTCTGTCTTGTTCTATGTGCCTATAAAATTGAGTAA
- the LOC130940462 gene encoding calmodulin-binding receptor-like cytoplasmic kinase 1 isoform X2: MKKSPSSSINKSLHNQYSQRKENDRSFLKSFKSAFRAVFALFLSGSKRKTPSKVDERNNISKVRGVSSSIDSSKSSSKWKFSNSYASSSRTASGQLEIGNFTFEEIYKSTSRFSSENQIGEGGFGTVYKGKLNDGTLVAVKRAKKDGPKHLYEFKNEIYTLSKIEHRNLVRLYGYLELGEEKIIVVEYVSNGTLRDHLDGTQGDGLEIAERLDVAIDVAHAITYLHMYTENLRAKVADFGFARLSDDPSATHISTQVKGTAGYMDPEYLRTYQLTDKSDVYSFGVLLVEMMTGRHPIEPNRPLQERVTIRWAMKMLKQGDAVFAMDPRMRRSPASNKAVKKVLKLAFQCLAPSRELRPSMKSCAEVLWGIRKSFRDEATSNVPPLPSHQSENFPQRGKNLQTVFGIEDDESNKFASAPNQIHS, from the exons ATGAAGAAATCACCTTCAAGCAGCATCAATAAAAGTTTGCATAATCAATATAGCCAAAGAAAAGAGAATGATCGTTCTTTCTTGAAATCTTTCAAGTCTGCTTTCAGAGCTGTTTTTGCATTGTTCCTCTCCGGAAGCAAAAGAAAAACACCCTCAAAAGTTGATGAAAGAAACAACATATCAAAAGTCAGAGGAGTATCAT CTTCAATTGACTCATCCAAAAGTTCATCAAAATGGAAATTTTCTAACTCCTATGCATCATCATCTAGAACTGCAAGTGGGCAACTTGAGATTGGAAACTTCACCTTTGAAGAAATCTACAAGTCAACGTCAAGATTCTCCTCGGAGAATCAGATAGGAGAAGGTGGATTTGGAACAGTTTACAAAGGTAAGCTTAACGACGGAACTCTTGTTGCCGTGAAGCGCGCCAAgaag GACGGACCGAAACACTTGTACGAGTTCAAGAATGAAATATACACCTTGTCAAAGATTGAGCATCGGAATCTTGTGAGGCTATATGGATATTTGGAGCTTGGAGAAGAGAAGATTATTGTTGTTGAGTATGTTAGTAATGGGACCCTTCGCGATCATCTAGATG GTACTCAAGGGGATGGACTAGAAATTGCTGAGCGTCTAGACGTAGCAATTGATGTGGCTCACGCAATCACTTACCTTCACATGTACACAG AGAACTTAAGGGCCAAAGTGGCAGACTTTGGTTTTGCACGCTTGTCTGATGACCCTTCAGCAACTCATATTTCAACTCAAGTTAAAGGAACTGCTGGCTACATGGATCCTGAGTACCTGAGAACATACCAACTCACTGATAAGAGCGACGTTTATTCGTTCGGCGTTTTGCTCGTCGAAATGATGACAGGACGGCATCCCATCGAGCCCAACAGACCCCTCCAAGAGAGAGTCACAATCAGATGG GCAATGAAGATGCTGAAACAAGGGGATGCTGTGTTTGCAATGGACCCAAGAATGCGAAGAAGCCCGGCCTCTAACAAGGCAGTGAAGAAGGTTCTAAAACTAGCCTTCCAATGCCTTGCACCGTCGCGGGAATTGCGGCCATCAATGAAGAGTTGTGCAGAGGTTCTATGGGGAATCAGGAAAAGCTTTAGAGATGAAGCCACTTCTAATGttcctcctcttccttctcACCAATCTGAAAATTTTCCTCAAAGAGGAAAGAATTTGCAAACGGTATTTGGTATTGAGGATGATGAGAGCAATAAATTTGCTTCTGCACCTAACCAAATTCATTCATAA